Proteins encoded together in one Labrus mixtus chromosome 18, fLabMix1.1, whole genome shotgun sequence window:
- the LOC132993517 gene encoding syncoilin-like — MDNQTSAKNRKDVVSTEDSHMEHIRVDDTHSTSDSETEINIDESTPHPIIHTDRAVMDDLGQLFDHCILQVSHLEAQRDELIQELLRLQEPMLRVVEHLRGKMEVTQRLLTLAQMDYIAVYEEVQQVKRKMFATARDCIQSQVTLTTHKYEVAQSAVTQEELKANIHSLNQELSKLQQAYQNQLISLKDQSTRPCRPRAMSDVSQCRQASARLQRRLSGSVKALEDWYEPRLMALLKRRQIGEDALRKSREQAVDLRARLGPLNEDLQRLEMQRACLEQRISLMEREREESVTQHKETMENLKQTLRELKVGFEIQRKSKSDLEELRDGLSTELMFLRGCDEPRGTTAQQGP; from the exons ATGGACAATCAAACATCTGCAAAGAATAGGAAAGATGTTGTATCCACTGAGGACTCACATATGGAGCATATACGTGTTGACGATACGCACAGCACCTCTGACTccgaaacagaaataaacatagaTGAGAGCACACCACATCCCATTATTCATACAGATCGGGCAGTGATGGATGACTTGGGTCAGCTTTTTGACCACTGCATCCTGCAGGTGTCTCATCTAGAGGCGCAGAGGGACGAGCTGATCCAGGAGCTCCTCCGCCTGCAGGAGCCAATGCTGCGGGTGGTGGAGCACCTGCGGGGGAAGATGGAGGTGACACAGAGGCTGCTCACTCTGGCTCAGATGGATTACATCGCTGTTTATGAGGAAGTGCAACAGGTGAAGAGGAAAATGTTTGCCACAGCCAGAGACTGCATCCAGAGCCAGGTGACACTGACTACACACAAGTACGAGGTGGCTCAGTCTGCTGTCACACAG GAAGAGCTCAAGGCCAATATCCACAGTCTTAACCAGGAGTTGTCCAAGCTCCAGCAGGCCTACCAGAACCAGCTGATCTCTTTGAAGGACCAGTCCACCAGACCATGCAGGCCCCGGGCCATGAGCGACGTCAGCCAATGCCGGCAGGCTTCAGCCCGGCTGCAGCGTCGGCTCAGCGGCAGCGTGAAGGCCCTGGAGGACTGGTACGAGCCGCGGCTGATGGCCCTGCTGAAAAGGAGGCAGATCGGGGAGGACGCCTTGAGAAAGAGCAGGGAGCAGGCGGTGGACCTGAGGGCTAGACTAGGTCCCCTGAATGAGGACTTACAGAGACTGGAGATGCAGAGAGCCTGTCTGGAGCAGAGGATCAGTctgatggagagggagagggaggagagtgtCACACAGCATAAG GAGACGATGGAGAATTTAAAACAGACTCTGAGAGAACTTAAAGTGGGGTTTGAGATTCAGAGAAAATCTAAGAGCGATTTGGAGGAACTACGGGACGGCCTTTCAACAGAGCTGATGTTTCTGAG aggcTGTGATGAACCCAGAGGAACTACTGCACAGCAGGGTCCATAA